Proteins from a single region of Herpetosiphonaceae bacterium:
- the holA gene encoding DNA polymerase III subunit delta, with amino-acid sequence MLYLFYGADELARAEALAALKASIPADLTDLNLTVLEGRRLKVDALAAACEAIPFLSDRRLVIVEDALKQIKSGDLRDAIKAYLPRVPETTDLVFVEREDFDKRSALYTALKKAATVREFLPREGADLQRWLQERAKLLDVRLMPDAGALLVELAGNDSRSLLNELHKLAAYAGIGGTIARDDVRLLVQDTGESSVFAFVDALAARQLGPALKLLHDLLDEGQAPTYLLFMIARQVRILLQVKELADQRMRPDSIASELGQKPFVVRKAVEQAARFQSDTLLQLHDRLLELDHWSKTGRIEADAALELLVAETCVVPGQQAAAGGGRVARTR; translated from the coding sequence ATGCTCTATCTCTTCTATGGCGCCGATGAGCTTGCGCGGGCAGAGGCGCTCGCGGCGCTCAAAGCCTCCATTCCCGCCGATCTGACCGATCTCAATCTGACCGTTTTAGAAGGACGCCGGCTCAAGGTCGATGCGCTGGCTGCGGCCTGCGAGGCGATCCCGTTTCTCTCCGACCGCCGACTGGTGATTGTCGAGGATGCGCTCAAGCAGATCAAGTCCGGCGATCTGCGCGACGCGATCAAGGCCTACCTGCCGCGCGTGCCGGAGACGACCGATCTGGTCTTTGTCGAGCGCGAAGATTTCGATAAGCGCTCAGCGCTCTACACCGCGCTCAAGAAGGCCGCGACCGTCCGCGAGTTTCTGCCCAGGGAGGGCGCGGATCTTCAGCGCTGGCTTCAGGAGCGGGCGAAACTGCTCGATGTGCGGCTCATGCCCGACGCGGGCGCGCTGCTGGTGGAGCTTGCGGGCAACGACAGCCGCTCGCTGCTCAACGAGCTACATAAGCTGGCGGCGTATGCCGGAATCGGCGGCACGATCGCTCGTGACGACGTGCGGCTGCTGGTGCAGGATACCGGCGAAAGCTCGGTCTTTGCGTTCGTGGATGCGCTCGCGGCCCGGCAGCTCGGCCCCGCGCTGAAGCTGCTGCACGATCTGCTGGACGAGGGCCAGGCTCCGACCTATCTACTGTTTATGATCGCACGCCAGGTACGCATTTTGTTGCAGGTCAAGGAGCTGGCCGATCAGCGCATGCGCCCCGATTCCATCGCGTCGGAGCTGGGCCAGAAGCCGTTCGTGGTGCGCAAGGCGGTCGAGCAGGCGGCGCGCTTCCAGTCCGATACGCTGCTCCAGCTTCACGATCGGCTGCTGGAGCTGGATCATTGGTCGAAGACAGGCCGGATCGAGGCCGACGCCGCGCTGGAGCTGCTCGTCGCCGAGACGTGCGTCGTGCCGGGGCAGCAAGCGGCTGCGGGCGGCGGGCGTGTGGCTCGGACGCGCTAG